The Acidobacteriaceae bacterium genome contains the following window.
CTTGCTGGTGGAGTTGCCGGTGTCAGAGGAGCCGAGGCCGGTGCCGGTGGCGGCGCGGAGATAGAATTCCGCCTCGAGATACTCGAGGTTGAGGGCAAAGTTCAGATAGTCGGCGTCCTTGTAGGTGGCCGTTCCTCCGGTACCACCCGAGCTCGAACCGTCGTCTCCGCATCCAGCTATCAGCGTAGTTGTTGCCGCTGTTGCTACGGCCGCGACGCAAAATCCTCGCCGCGACAGGCCTTTTCCCGCAAGTTCTCTGATTCCCAGCTTCACGTTGATCGTCTCCGGGGGCATTTGTGAGCGACGCCCTGCATGTGTACGCGTCCAAGGCCGGAGTGGATTGATAGGAGCTGCAGAACGCAAAGAATCTTCGCAGGGCGTGAAAATATTTTCCGGCTTTTGTGGGGGCGGTCACCGTGAAAATGTGTGATCGCAGGCAACCCCGGGCTGGAATCGAAAACCTGCGGGAAGGCATTGGCGACCGAATGGCGCGGGGGAACGCGATGAAAGTGGTGGTGAATTTTCCCTGGTACTTATGATTTGCGTGGGTGGGAATTGTGAGAGTAGGGAGGAATGTAAGTTATTTTTTCGGGAAAATGCTTGCGTTTTTCTGTCCAGTGGTGCACATTAACTTCTGCGTAGGAGTTAGTCCGATGACATTGCATCCATACATAACGATGCGTAGGTCGCAAGAAGAGGTCAATCTCTTCGGCGATCGCCGGACTGCACTCGCCTCCTGGTCGTAAATCAGTTCGGACCAACCTACGCAAAGTAGTCCGAAAAATTTAACTAGTTATCAGGATGGCGAAGAAGGCAGTTACTTCGACTGTTAATCGACTCCTTACGGCACTGTCTTCGTTCATTCCTCCTGATAGCTCTCCTGTCAGTGGCGCATTGAATGGCTACTTCTCTGGCAGATCCGCAAGGATCGGGTTCGAATCCCGTCTGCCATTCAGAACTATTCCCTGACAGGAATGCGCTTCCTGCGCAAACGCGAAACTGCGTTTGCACGGGATGTCCAGTGGTGAAAGAGACGAGTTACTTCTGCCTTGACACGGACGCAGGACTAGAAACCTGCACTCATCTCGAGCGTTCCCTGGATTACGCATTTGCTGAAAACAAATTGGCCGGTGGCGCAGAGAACAGTTACTTCGCCTCATAAGCGGGTGGACGCAGGTTCGAATCCTGCCATGGAAGTAATTCCATGTAGCTCAGTGGAAGAGCACCTTGTCTGTTCTCGACTTATTCCCCGGCCAACTAACTTAGCCAGCGCTGCTGGTTAGAAAGGCGAAGCCTGCCATGGGCAAGCTACCGATAAAGAACGGAACCCCGGTGGGCTCCGTGTCACTGTGCAGAACCTGCACGAGCGCACAGATCATGACAGGCTTCAGGGAGTCGGAGCTGATCACGATCTGCGACAACGTTCGTCCCAACCTGGTCGTGCCGTTCAATGTGTATGAATGCACCGGCTATTACGACAAGAACAGGCCCAGCTGGGACGAGATGAAGAAGCTGGCGATCCATGTTGAACCTCACTCTACGTTGAAACCTGTCGGGTTCAAGACCGGTGTTGGATTCACGCAGGCAACGTCGGTTCGAGTCGGCGCGGACGACGAAGACGAGCTCGATGACTAATTGAAGATTCGCCGGTGGCGCAGACGACGGTTACTTCATCGGGTAATCCCCGATCACCAAAAAAGCACGTGTTGTCTGCCTGCTGCCGTATCCCGTTGTCGTTTATTCCCCGGCGATTCAACTTCGCGAGTGACTCGGAGTTACCAACTCGCGGAATTTGCAGCAACAGCACTTACAGAAGGAGGTGCGCGATGAAGCTGAACATTTTGAAGTTTGCCCATCTCGCTCGGCCACGCACCCACGAGGGTGCGCCGGCTGTGGCCATTACCCCGGAGCAGGCGCTGCGGCGCTCTGTGCTCGCGTGCATGCTGTGGGAGGACGAGTTTTACGAGAGCGGCGTCACCATCGCCGCGCGGATCCGCGAGCTTGTACCGAAGGTCGAGCCGGCGCGGGTCGCTGCGCTGGCGACCGAGGCGCGGACCTTGATGAAGCTGCGTCACGCTCCGTTGCTGCTTGTGCGCGAGATGGCGCGTCATGCCACTCACCGTGCGTTGGTTGCGCAGACGCTTGCGTCTGTGATCCAGCGTGCCGATGAGCTCTCGGAGTTCGTCGCCATCTACTGGGCCGATGGGCGTACGCCGCTCTCCGCACAGGTGAAGAAGGGCCTGGCGGCAGCGTTCACGCGGTTCGACGAGTACGCGCTCGCGAAGTACGACCGGGCAGCGGCGGTGCGTCTGCGTGACGTGCTGTTTCTCTCGCACGCGAAGCCTGTGGATGCAGCGCAGGCAGCGCTGTGGAAGCGGCTGATCGCGGGTGAGCTCGCGACTCCGGATACGTGGGAGGTCGCGCTGTCGACTGGCGGCAAGGAGGCCGACAAGCGTGCAACGTGGGAGCGTCTGCTCGGTGAGCGCAAGCTCGGGGCGCTGGCTTTGCTGCGCAACCTTCGCAACATGAAGGAGGCGCAGGTTGACGAGCGGCTTGTTGTCGAGGGACTCGCTGCGATGAAGACGGATCGCGTCCTTCCGTTCCGCTTCCTGGCTGCTACGCGGCATGCGCCGCAGTGGGAGGAGGCACTGGAGGCTGCAATGTTCCGGGCTGTCGCGGGCCGCGAGAAGCTGGCCGGACACACCGTCCTGTTGGTCGACGTGTCCGGGTCGATGGTCGCGCCGCTGTCACGGCGGTCGGAGATGCTGCGCACGGATGCGGCCTATGGACTGGCGATCCTGCTTCGCGAGACTGCAGAGAAGGTGAGCGTTTACACCTTCTCGAACGACGCGAAGCTGGTGCCACCGCGGCGTGGTTTCGCTCTACGTGATGCGATGGAGGCCAGCCAGCCGCACTCGGGTACGTACCTGGGTAAGGCACTGGATGCGGTCGAGGGATCGTATGACCGCATCGTTGTGGTTACCGACGAGCAGGCGCACGACCGGGTCGCTGCACCGCGCGGACGGGGCTACGTGGTGAACGTGGCCAGCGCACGCAACGGCGTGGGGTACGGACCGTGGACGCACATCGACGGCTGGAGCGAGGCCGTCATTGACTACATCCGCGAGGCAGAGCGCGCGGGTTAACCATTGCATGCTGGCAGGCGCTTGTCTGGGCCTGCCGCATGCAGCTGTATTGATGGACTGGCTTACGAAAGCATTCGGCTACGAGGGCCAGACGCGGGTGGCGGTTCCGGCGAGGAGTTGCCGGTGCTCGGCTTTGGAGAGGAATGGAAGGTGGTCGCGATAGAGAGCGACGCGGCGGTCGTAGCTGAGGAGCTCTGGTTTGATGGGCCAGTCGGTTCCCCACATGAGGCGGTTGGTGCCGAAGGAGTCGCGCAGACGAGCGATCATGGCGAGCACGTCGGGGTAGGGATAGGGGAGTTTGGAGAGAGACCACGGGTGGGAGACTTTGAGGTAGAGGTTTGGATAACGGGCTAGTGAGCGCAGGAGTTCGAAGCCTTGTGCGTCGTCGACGGGGCAGTCGGCCATGTGATCGATGACGGTAGTGAGCGCGGGGAATTTGTCGAGTAAGGGAACGATGTCGGGGAGACGGCCGACGGGCAAAAGCAAGGTCATGGGGACCTTGAGGTCTTCGCAGCGCTTCCAGAGAGGCGGCATGAGTGGGTCGCGGATCCAGTCTCCGGTGGCATTGGCGGCCGGGCTGAGGCGAACGCCGCGGCAGCCCTGGTCGGTCCAGTAAGAGAGATGGTCGGGTGCGGCTGGGTCCTGCGGGTCGACGCGGCAGACTGCGGCGAATTTTTCCGGATGCGCGCGCAGCGTGGCGACGAGGAAGCGGTTGTCCCACTTGTAGTGAATGACCTGGATGAGCACGGTCCTGGAGATGTTGTTGGAGCGCATTTTTGCGAGAAGCGAGGAGGGTGAGGCGTCGACGTTGGGTGGGACGTTTGCGCCGGGGGAGAACGGGAAACGGGGGTTAGTTTCCCAAACGTGGACGTGGGAATCGACAAGGTAGTAGGGCAGCGGCGCGGCGGATAACGCGTTGGGCGCGCATGCGGCTGCGACTGCCGATGCGAGGAAGTCTCTGCGGTTCATGCGCGTCTCGTTTCCGTGCCGCCAGTATAGGGTCGGGACGAATGTGTTCGGTGTGCAGCCGGGATTACTATTTTCCGTCTATAGCTGTATGCGGTAACTCAGTCAGGGAGAGTTTCTCCATGTTGTCCCGGTTACTTCCAGCGTTTGTTCTGATGGCGCCGATGGCATTTGGCCAGGGGATTTTTGGAACGCCTACGGGACATCCGAGGGCGGGCGATGCTTCGCCCGATCTCGTGTTTCAGGAGGTGTTGAGTGCGCCTGCGGCTGGGTCTTCATCGTCGCCGAATTTGTCCGGGCAGGTAACGGTCCTGAGTTTCTTTCCGGATACCTCGCACAACCCTAAGCCTGTCGCCGACTGGAATGCGCGTGTGGATGAGTACGCGCAGCGGCACGTGCAGTTTGTGTGGATTACGGGCGAGGACAAGCGAACGCTGATGCCTGCCCTGGCGCGGCACCCAATTAAAGGATGGGTGCTGTATGACCCGGGCGGCGCGACGGCGAAAGCGTTCGGGCTCGATACTCCGGTGAATGTTTATGTCGGGCCGGACCGCAAAATCGTGGGGTTTCAGCAGGGCTATATTCCCGATGAGGCGACATTGAATGCGGTGCTCGAGGGGCGGATTGTTTTGGAACGGCCTACGCCGGCAACGATCACAACGTTTCGAGAGAACAACCTGGTGGCGCTGGATTCTGCGCCTGCCAGGATGCCGCGAGCGGAGGACTACCGGCCGCATTTGACGCCGTCTCACACAGTTCACATCACGCCATCGACCGCCAGCCAGCGCGGCAACTTTGGATCCGATGATTACTGGGTGCTTCAGGGAGTGACGTTAAAGGAAGCGATCGAGGAACTTTACGATGTGAGCTCAATCCGCAGCGAGCTGCCTGCAACTGTGAATACTGCGAAACGCTATGACTTTGCGGCGCTGCTGCCGCACCCGGAAAGTCGCGCGGCGATGAAGGAACGATTCAAGCAGGCGCTGCTGGAACACTTTCATCTGAGCGTCTCGCACGAGGGCCGGCTCACCAATGTTTATGTTGTGAGTCTCGAGCCGGGTCGCAGACCGCCGGTGGAAAGGACGAGTGAGTTTGGTTCGAGATCGTCGAGCGTTGGTCTTAGCGTGGCGGGAGGCTGGGGGCAGAGCGTGGAGGAGTTGAAGCCGGAGAGTCTCGAGGCCCTTTACAGCATTGGCGAGCGGGGAACGATGGACGAGCTCTGTCGCGATCTTGAAGGATCCCTGGATCGACCGGTTGTGAATGAGACGAACCTCGAGGGTCGCTATCGGATCGAAGTGCAGCTTCCCGCTGATCCGAAGGCCAGCTTTCTGACGATGCTGCGCGAACGGACCGGGCTGGTGATCCGTCCGGGGCAGAGAAGGATCACGTTCCTGAAGTTCAAGGCGGATGAGCGCTAGCGGTTCTTTCTGCTCGTGGATTTAGGTGCGCGCTCGGGAAGCTTGAGTCCTTTGCTGGATTGTTCCCATTCCTTGACGTCGACACCCTGCTTTTCCAGTTTGGCTTTGTTGGCTTCGAAGTAGCGGCGCTGCGCCTCGCTTTTGAACGGCATGGAAGGGCCCTCCTTACAAGTTCGACGCGCTTCCGGGTTTAAGAGGTTTGGACGTCTTGGTGAGGCAGAGGGTCTCGGGGTCCTTCGACTCCGCGCCACTTCGTGACGCTTCACTCAGGATGACAAGTATTTTGATCGATCGAGATCTCAGAGGGAGACAGCGAGTGATCCGGGCGATCGCTAGAAGAGGCGTTCGGCGCGGCGGAGGTTGCCGGCGCTGCCGATGTTGGCGAGGGTGAAGTTGAAGCGGTAGGCGTTCTCGTTGCGGACGGCGCCGAGCTCATACTTTCGGTACTCGACAGAGAGGCCGCAGCAGTTCCAGTTGTAGTTGGCCTGGATGGCCGCGTACTGGACGGTTCCGAGGTTGATGTCGAGGCCAGCGTTGGCGGCAAGGGCGAGGCCGGGGCGGTTGGGGTCGCCGAAGCCGCCCAGGACGCGCATCTGCTTGAAGTTCGAAGTGGGTGACCCGACGAGCGTCTGCTGGTCGTTGTTGTTGGTGTCGATGGTCTCGGTGTAGAAGCGGCCGGGCGCGTTGAGGAGAGCATAGGAGACGCCACCGAAGAATTGGCCCTTGCGGGCGTCGAAGAAGATGTTGGAGCTGGTGTACTTCTTGGCGCCGGTGTCGTAGTCGAAGTCCCACTCGACGTCGGTGTGGCCGGAGGTGCGGAAGCGCATGCGGGAGATGAGCGGGGAGATGTTGCGGGGCTCGGTGAGGAAGGCGATGCCGGAGAGGGAGAGCGTGCTGTCGAAGAGGTTGCGGCGGCCGTTGAGGACGGCGTTGCCGAAGGTGGGGTCGAAGAAGTAGCGCTGGGCGAGGCGCCAGGAGAACCACTCCTGTTGTTTGGGCGTGGTGGGCTGGTTGCAGTCGTCCGCTTTGGCGTGGGTGCGGGTGGGCTCCTGCGGGGCCTGCGCGGAGGCGTCGGGGATGCCGTTGGCGTCGGTGCTCTGGTCGGGCGTGGGATTGAGGACGTCAGGAAGCTCAGCCGGCGCGAGTTGAATGCCGGTGGTGGAGGTGGAGGTCGTCGTGGGGCAGCCGGGCTTTGGTTTGATGGCCTTGGTTTTGGGCCGGGAGTAGAGGTGCTGGGTGGCGCCGTACTCGAGCTCGTTGGTATCGGAGGCGAGATCGACGTCGTCGAAGCGGAGGATGGAGAGGAAGTTGTCGACGCCGTGGGTGATGCGATAGGTGAACTCGGGCTCGATTGTGTGGCGGATCTCGGTGCCGAAGAGGCTCTGCAGAGAGGCGGGGACCTGGAAGGTGCGCTCGATGGCAGGCGGCAGGACGTTGAGCTGGAAGTCGACGTTGGCGCGGTTGACGGGTGTGGTGAGTTCGATGGGCGGCTGGCCGGCGGTGTAGGGTGTCTGGCGGGAGCGGGAGTAGAAGGTCTCGCGGCCGGCGATGGATGCGAGAACGCGCCAGCCGTCGCCGCGCAAGGGGAGCGAGAGCTCGGGGCGAACATCGAGGCGCTCGACG
Protein-coding sequences here:
- a CDS encoding TROVE domain-containing protein — protein: MKLNILKFAHLARPRTHEGAPAVAITPEQALRRSVLACMLWEDEFYESGVTIAARIRELVPKVEPARVAALATEARTLMKLRHAPLLLVREMARHATHRALVAQTLASVIQRADELSEFVAIYWADGRTPLSAQVKKGLAAAFTRFDEYALAKYDRAAAVRLRDVLFLSHAKPVDAAQAALWKRLIAGELATPDTWEVALSTGGKEADKRATWERLLGERKLGALALLRNLRNMKEAQVDERLVVEGLAAMKTDRVLPFRFLAATRHAPQWEEALEAAMFRAVAGREKLAGHTVLLVDVSGSMVAPLSRRSEMLRTDAAYGLAILLRETAEKVSVYTFSNDAKLVPPRRGFALRDAMEASQPHSGTYLGKALDAVEGSYDRIVVVTDEQAHDRVAAPRGRGYVVNVASARNGVGYGPWTHIDGWSEAVIDYIREAERAG
- a CDS encoding amidohydrolase family protein is translated as MNRRDFLASAVAAACAPNALSAAPLPYYLVDSHVHVWETNPRFPFSPGANVPPNVDASPSSLLAKMRSNNISRTVLIQVIHYKWDNRFLVATLRAHPEKFAAVCRVDPQDPAAPDHLSYWTDQGCRGVRLSPAANATGDWIRDPLMPPLWKRCEDLKVPMTLLLPVGRLPDIVPLLDKFPALTTVIDHMADCPVDDAQGFELLRSLARYPNLYLKVSHPWSLSKLPYPYPDVLAMIARLRDSFGTNRLMWGTDWPIKPELLSYDRRVALYRDHLPFLSKAEHRQLLAGTATRVWPS
- a CDS encoding TIGR03435 family protein, whose translation is MLSRLLPAFVLMAPMAFGQGIFGTPTGHPRAGDASPDLVFQEVLSAPAAGSSSSPNLSGQVTVLSFFPDTSHNPKPVADWNARVDEYAQRHVQFVWITGEDKRTLMPALARHPIKGWVLYDPGGATAKAFGLDTPVNVYVGPDRKIVGFQQGYIPDEATLNAVLEGRIVLERPTPATITTFRENNLVALDSAPARMPRAEDYRPHLTPSHTVHITPSTASQRGNFGSDDYWVLQGVTLKEAIEELYDVSSIRSELPATVNTAKRYDFAALLPHPESRAAMKERFKQALLEHFHLSVSHEGRLTNVYVVSLEPGRRPPVERTSEFGSRSSSVGLSVAGGWGQSVEELKPESLEALYSIGERGTMDELCRDLEGSLDRPVVNETNLEGRYRIEVQLPADPKASFLTMLRERTGLVIRPGQRRITFLKFKADER